From the Streptomyces sp. Sge12 genome, the window GCCGTGCGTCAGCGCCGCGATCCGCCGGGCGGCGTCCATGGTTCCCCGCTGTCCGGTGGGGGCGAAGTAGACCGCCGAGGTGGCGGCCCGCATCAGGGAACCATTGCCCGCGGCCCGCGCGTTGACCTGGAAGTGCAGGGCCGCGGCGAGCTCCCAGGACTCGCCGCTGGTCAGCACGTCCTCGGTCTGCAGTCCGATGTCCTTGGGCTCGCCCGCCGCCCAGCGCCGGAACCGGTCGAAGATGTCGGGGAGTTCGAGGCCGCCGCATTCCAGGAGGGACTCGGCGACCAGGACGGCCATCTGTGTGTCGTCCGTCGCCTCGCCCGGGTCCCAGCCGCCGCCCGCGGCCATCTCCGCGCCGCGTGCGGTCAGTTCCCCCGCGGGGCCGAACTCGTAGGGCGCACCCAGCGCGTCGCCCGCCGCCGAGCCGACGACGGCGCCCATGGCCCGGTCCAGTGCGGTGATCACCGGTTCGCCCCCTCGCACACGCTCGCCAGCAGGTCGCGCGCGAAGCGGTCCAGGTCGTCCAGGCCGGCCGCCGCCAGGGTGGCCGGTGCGCCGGTCAGCAGATGGGGGATCGCGCCGTGCAGGGCGAGCGTCAGGGCGCGCGCCGGCTCCGGGCCGGCGGGCAGCCCCGCTGCGGCCAGCAGGTGCGCGAACGCCGTGAAGTCGGACGCCGCGACCGGGTCCAGCAGTGCGGCCAGCCAGGGCCGCCGCGCGGCTTCGGCCCGCAGCTCCAGATAGGCCAGCACGCGGGGACGTCCGGGCCCGGCCACATCGCGCAGCAGCCCCGCGAGCAGGGTCGCGAGCTGCGCCGCGTCGGCGGGCCCCGGCCCCGTCCCCGCGAGGGCCGCGGCCAGCGCCCGGTACTGCTCCGCGCAGCGTTCGGCGGCGCCCCGCAGCAGGGCGTCGCGGGTCGGGAAGTAGTTCTTCGCGGTGCCCGTCGGCACAGTGGCGGCCGCGTCGACGGCCCGGTGCGTCAGCCCGCGCCCGCCCGCCTCCGCCAGTACGCCGATGGCCGCGTCCCGCAGCCGGTCCCTCCGGTCC encodes:
- a CDS encoding TetR/AcrR family transcriptional regulator codes for the protein MNQDRRDRLRDAAIGVLAEAGGRGLTHRAVDAAATVPTGTAKNYFPTRDALLRGAAERCAEQYRALAAALAGTGPGPADAAQLATLLAGLLRDVAGPGRPRVLAYLELRAEAARRPWLAALLDPVAASDFTAFAHLLAAAGLPAGPEPARALTLALHGAIPHLLTGAPATLAAAGLDDLDRFARDLLASVCEGANR